Sequence from the Eleutherodactylus coqui strain aEleCoq1 chromosome 13, aEleCoq1.hap1, whole genome shotgun sequence genome:
aaagtatcaaattaaaagaaaaccaaaaaacatgggcgtgtcccccagaggtctaatgatgtcatggggaacatagatggtaaaaaaaaaattacataagtaaaacaaaattacagaaaaaattaaaatatatacataaagaaaataacaGTCGAcgacaaccaaaaccgtcgccgtatgtgcTCTTTAATCGaaaaccatacatattgtatatcaaagcgtccaaaacaaaatgagtaaCCCGttcctttattttagcgtaaatatactaataaaaataactataaagcccaatgttcacgggctgattttatttgcggaatctgcgcagATTTGaggcccatagaaatgaatggagcttccGCGATTAATTTTAGGTCCGCAGATTTGattttatggtatttatttaCTATCTGCGCAGAtctaaaatcgcagcctgctccattttcaTTGCGGATctggctccattgaagtctatgggagtcggcgatccgcaaatacatttaaatgcatttgcggatttgaaggttagacGTAATTAGGGAGGCGGGGAAAAGGCTTGGGGGTGGGGTTGCAGGTTTTTTCCGTGTGGATGATGCGCATTGCATCAGTGTAATTCCGTGCAGAAGAAAAACCGCAATCCCCAATCAcccgcaagcatttaaaaatcattttaagcattttataaatgatccTCAGTGCATCCACAGTGGATGTTAggcctaaatttaaaaaaattctagctttttacccccaataaaactaaaaaacagaaaagttagtgaaaaagatattaataaaaaaatctccttatgtcacaagaaaaaaaactcagtaaaaataattttggcagctgaagataaaaaaaatagggcattaaaaccaccatatgggtaaaatgcCTAGTGTGTCTGGTTtgtaaggtacaaaacagcctggtctttaGGGGGTTAAAAGAAAAAGTTGCTACTGGCTACAATCAGACCTCAGCATTGATTTCTTATacttctaagggcttattcacacgagtgcatatcggccagcgttttgccagccgatatacgcttctatcTTAGCAGACCCTTCCCCCccgccggctctctgcctctctctcctcccctccggctctctgcaatgggagtgagtggagctaagcttccacccttgtctgcagctagcaatgggagtgcgtgggatggagcagagcttagctccgccccaccccctcccattgcaaacagactgAGTGGAGGGGAGAGGCAGAAAGCCgataagggggagggaaggggaactgctcagatggaagcgtatatcggccgaccatgaaaacaccggccaatatacactcgtgtgaataagctctaagacCGAAGCTTAGCTCTTGATTTGTTGCAATAGGCAACAAAGCTTTTATTTTAGACTGTTTTGATAAATGGTTTTTCTCTTAGGAATCCCTCCTCTAATGACGACAGTGCCACCACTAATGCCTGGGATTCCCCCTGGTATGCCTGGAATGCCGCATGGGTTAGTATGTTTTGCTTTTTGTTTATTTAAAGCTACTTACCAGATTTTAAGTTTACTCATTTATTTTACTCTTCCGTCAGGATGTTACCAATGGGTGGCATGATGCATCACCATGCTCCTGGAATTCCCCCTGGAATGATGGCTGGATTGCCTCCAGGTGTGTTGACTGACAGTTGAGCAGTTATGATTGCAAGTATTCGTGTTAATGGATGTATGATCCCCTCCATAATCATCTTTTCCTTCCTTTTAAGGTGTGCCGCCACCAGTGGGCCCTCGTCCAGGTATTCCGGCTGTTACACAGGTTCAGCCTATCTCAGTTCCAGGTGTTGGCAGACTTCCAAATCCTAGTACGTCTGCCCAAGCCATGCCATCTGTGCCCAAGCCACTTTTCCCCAGTGCTGGGCAGGTAAGGATCACTATCTGAACTGAGACTTATCTTGTGTCGGAATTGTAATTCTTGACTTAAACTTACAACTGTGAGCCTACAGGAGGCAGTGACAGGCCAGTTGGGAGATCACCATTGTATACATTGTCCTCTATACATTATATTCCTAGAGATGCCTCTAATGGCCATAGAATGCTTTGTCAGTGTGTTGAACTCTCTTTATGGAGTGTTCAGGTGCTCAGCTGTGTAAGGCCTATTAGGTGAGAGCTCCTGTACGTGGCGTATCTAGTGTGggctttctgcagcagaaattcacAGTGGCCAAATCTTTATTAAAATAGTGTGGATTCGACTGTTTTTAATTGTGTATCTGCAGCTAATTTTAATCCTTTTTCAATGGTTTGGAATCCGCttgataaatagacatgctgtggatttagattCCACCGAGTTTTTCAGGAACTGTCGGATTTGTTGTGTAATATTTCTGTACCGTAGGAAAAAGATTTTTGAAATCTCcacgtggcttgtactgtaaatgctgtggaaattgTGCAGCATTTACACCATGAGTGAAAATGGCCTTAGGCCAGACTCTAACAGGCAgaccggattctgcatgtgggatgcCTTCAGGAAATTCCGTCTGAGCCCCGTTGGTGACTCTCCTTACCTGCTATTACTGTATTGCGAATTACCGTGGCAGCTCGccggtggtcatgcgcagtaaaggtttttttttttgtgtttttttatttctttgcttAGTGACTTATGTaagtacccacagcccatacacataaattgtgtatgggctgcgggtcaggcAGCCTCCCATTGTCATAGattccgcagaaaaatagagcatgctgcgatttctccttcaCTCGCGGAATACACAATTTGTATTCGAGTGTGAACGTAAAAGCCAAAATACTTGTCTTTCAATGCCCAGGTTTTACCGTAGATCTCCCTCGCAGACAGCAAATGAGGAATCTGTAATCCAAATTGGCCCGTATGAACCTGGCCTTAGGATAACGTTGATTAAACCTCCCTCCCTTATTGACCGCCACGCCCTTTTACAGCAGCCACCAAAAGGGGCTTATTCCGAACAGTACACCTTTTTACAACGCATCAGAATAAGGCTGGCATGTACCTCATATGCCGGTAGGAGTGGGGAGGGTTCTGATGATTCCTGAGTCAGGCACCAGCTCTGATGGCTAGGAGTGGAGAATCCTCTGATACCAGCCATTTAGCTgcaacatgtaaagggctgactaTGGGGATTCTCGGCGATGTGATCatgttgattggttgctatggcacctggaggtCTGAAGATGGCTGAACCTCATATGTCACTGTAGATGGTAGACCAAGGACAGTTTCGTGGGCCAGTATATTACTTTAATAGTGAAGTATTGCTGTGTATTATAGAAACTATAAAAACTAATGAAATTCGGGTTCTCTAGTGGGGGAAACacaaaagaaataaaagaatcaaaacttCACCTCTCCCCGTTGCTGTGTAGAAACAAAAAACCCTACAAACTTGCCATCGCAGTGTTCTTAATTacccaggtaaaaaaaaattgcccatttaacCTGCATGAGGAACGccgggaaaaaatatataaaagaaaacttgaccaaaatagctaattttgcatatTTCTCCTCCCAAAACGCTAAATGAAGGAGGATCAAAAAGTCATAGGCTttaacaaatggtaccattaaaaggcTTAACTTGGctccaaaaaaaccccaaaccgcGCACCGCACTGTTCATGGGGATGGGGGCTGGAAATGCCATCAGTCTTTCAATGCAGCAATTAGAGGGGGGGGGacttaagtgtgaaaaagtagcaaagcttaaaaacgatataaatttggtatcggtGTAATCATGGACCAGCTGAATTAATTTTGCATTTATACCATGTAATGAACACTAcaagaaaaaaatggcagaattgtggCTCTTGTTCTTCGCCTcctacaaaaagaaaataaagtgaTCAAATTGTTCCCAAGAATGCGGTCagtgaagactagagctcatcctgcaaataGGTGCTTGTAGAGCTGTGTCGATGGAAAAACAAGAACAGTTTTGGCTCTTGGAATACAAAtctgtataaactttgtatcgCAGGAATAgtgctgatccagagaataaGGTTATTGCATTATTCTGTATCCTGGACGCCATAAAAATGGAATCCAGATTTATATTATAGTTTTCGCCTTCCCATGCCGAAACAGCGGTCCGGCACTGTGGCATCTCACAGATGACGTCAGTAGGCCTTGTTACATCCTGTAAATCTGTGACGTGGACTGCTAATATAGATACTGGCTTTTGGTTGGCTGCAGCGATGATGTAGGTTAACAACCCGTGTGACCGCTGCCGCAGTGAGAGGTGAGCAtgtggggtgttttttttttgtttttttttaaacgaacTTCGTACCACCCACCAAAGaattccagaaaacccctttaaagttacgtCTCTAGACGATTAAAATAAAAACTAAGAAATTggtaattaaggggttaatctttggTTTTCTGCTTTTTACCTAATTGAAAGTATGTTTGATAATGTAAGAGGTCTGATCCCTGTATGAGTCTCGCCTGTGCGCTGATCCATGTGATTGTTGGTGACCCTGAAGGGGTTGGCCATCTTTGGGCTGATCGGAGTGTGGTGGGGTAACAAAGGGGTAGGTCACCTTTTTGCCTGATCCCTTTGAGGGGGTGGGGATAACTGGTCGGTCACCTGTGGTCTCTCTTCACTGCTTCCTCTCTTTGTGCTGCAGATGGGATCACCTGTCACCAGTTCAGCTTCATCGTCCTCCAGTTCAGAGAGCCTCTCTGCACCTGCTAAAGTTCTGTTTCCTAGTGCTATACAAGTATGCAGGAAATTGCAGTATTTAGCTTTTTGCttcacatattaaccctttggaCTTCTGTCCATAATTTTACAGTATTCCTAACCACGAATATTcaaaatttttgcatttttttttacactgatctaaagggttaatgcatgcgTTGCATTTACAGGGCATTGTTGGCATAGTGCATGAATGTGTGCCTTCTAGTACGTCCACCATCAACATTCAACCTTAGAATATTTATTACCTGCTATTGCTCTCACAACTTGTGCTTAGTCCCTGTACTGTAGATGGCACCTTTCCTTCTGTAATACAGCATCTGATGGCTCTGTGGCTATAGACGCTGTATCAGTGGTCCATACCGCACAGATCTGTAGTACAGCCATGTGCATGGGTACTGAGTGAATTTGTGGGGCTTCAAAAGGGAGACCGTTATTTTCAGACAGTCCATGTTTTCTTTGCTTTTGTAAATTCATTCCAGGTTTGGGAAATTCTGTGCATGCATATTTCGCTCATGTATGACTAGTGATCTTTGTTCTAGGTGCTGTTATGGACTGGGACTGGTTAACATGTCTGTTCATTCTCCATGTTCTCCCTAGCCATGTAGAGCTTGATGCTCTTCTTGCTGTGTGTGGTTGCCTGACTTTGCTCTTTGCAATTCATTAAACTTTCTTTTGTTCTTAAAGTGACAGTTTCTGATTTTCTATTACCAGGCTCCAGCAACAGTGGCAGGACCAGTTGGCACAGACTTTAAACCCTTGAACAATGCAACAATTACAACATCTGAACATCCTAAACCAACATTTCCTGCTTACACCCAATCAACCATGGCAACCACTAGCACCACAAATAGCACTGCTGCTAAACCGGCTGCTTCCATAACAAGTAAGCCTGCTACCCTGAGTACTACTAGTGCTACTAGTAAGTTGATCCATCCAGATGAGGATATATCACTGGTAAGTCCTGACTTTTCATTGTGACTTACTAACAGGCATATCTCTAGGATCCCATGTTACTTTTGCCTTTACTCATTAGCATGACATTGTTAAATGCTTCTGTTTGCCCTTgtgtgaaacttaaactttttgtaTGCAATAATCGACCCTCGTGTCTTGCTGTTTTTCAGGAAGAGAAACGTGCCCAGCTTCTGAAATACCAGCGTAACCTGCCTCGCCCTGGCCAGGCACCAATGGGAGGTCTTGTAAATCCTCTTGGAGCTATGATGTCACCACAGCCTGGTATGCCACATCAGCAGCCTGGCATGAGGCACCCTATGCCCCCTCATGGTGAGTCGCCTTTGCTTGATACATCCTCTATTATCTTGCCTTTCTATATGTAAAGTACAAATACCTGACAGGATAAAAAAAAGCTTTGTGCTCTTACTTGAGTCTTCAGTGAGTAAAGCTTTTTATACTCTGCTCCAGGATTGTTACTTTTACTGTCCAGATTCATGAGggtaaatatctatctatatagataCCAGAAATGCTTTAATGTTTCATGCACATGTATTTACTCATCAGGCTACTGATTAGACACTAAACTTTGTTAAACAGTCCCCACCTTATGGTGCTTATTTCAGTTGGTAAGCCGATTCGATCATCGGGTTCATTCTGCCCTGATGGGCAGCATCTGGAATAAGGTTGCCTATTGCCTCCCTAGGTACTTCATTGTGAAACCGTGTGATGTTTCAGAATAAATGAACTGTTAGTTTGACTCGGAGCTGAACTCCAAATCACAGGAACGGGCCATGCTGGCTTTTCCCACCttctgcatgaagactgacagctcacTCCTTTTGTgcgttagaaaagaaaaaaaacccacagtggGCAAAGGGTATCCTTGTCCAGGGTTTATGCTGTCCCGGTTCTGGCATCATAAACCTTTAGCCGCCTTAAAGATCCTTCTCCTAGCCCTTTCCTCGCCCCTCCCCCTACTACTGGTCTGAGATTTTTAATTTCTCCTAATTGTTTTTATTATTCTCTCTCCAGGTCAGTTTGGCAACCCGCACCAAGGCATGCCTGGATTTCACCCAGGTGCAATACCTCCCTTCGGACAAGCACCACCTATGGTCCCACAATACCAAGGTGGGCCCCCACGACCGCTGATGGGAATGCGACCTCCTGTCATGTCTCAAGGTGGCCGCTACTGACTGTGCTGCATATAAATAGGTTTGGAGATTAATCCCTTTTTCACCTTGTGCTGTGTAAATAGCCGCGCGCCATCTCCCCCTGCATACCAGGAACTGTTGGACATTTCTTTACACTGGGGAGGGTATTTTTTATTTCTGGGGAGGGAGAGTTCAGGGACATAAATAGCGGACACTTTCCTGATGTTGCAATTTATACTGTATGGCTTCTTTTCCATCTAGGTTTTTAGAAGTGGCGTATAAGTAAATATGGTTCGTTTAATTGTGAAGGCGCCAAATACCACCACAAGGCAAGTTCTGTAACATTACTTTGCTCTATGTAaggtgatgccttcacagctccaTCCAGGGCTGTTGGACCCCTGGTCCCCAACTATAGTTGGTGAAGGCAGTAACTATTCATTGTATCTAAATGTCCTTTGACCTCTGTATTGTTCACTTGCGTATTATGTAATAAAACGAGAGAAACTTTTCTTGACTTTTTATTAATTGCCAGCTGCGGAGCCACTTCCAAGGTTTGTACAGTTGCTTGCAATTTGCAACCTTCTCTCCCCAGGTTTCATCACCTGCAGATGTTGCTCCTCTTCTACCAAGTAATGGCCCAGTTGCCTGATGTGCATTTCCCATGTAGCAACATCTGTACTATCTTATGTCCAGAGTAATTGCCTTCACCTCCAGACCATTAATCCCGCTGACTATGTGAAGAGGCCCTCTGGCAGCCATTTGTACAGGTCTAGTTACTATATTGGAACTGGGAAAATGGCATTCTGTACTTAAGGACAGTGGCGGTTTGGTCCATTGGCTAAAGATTTGTGGTAGACTGTAGATCCATGGATCTGTAAAATAAATTTTGCATGTGCTTCACATCAGTTACTGAAACCTGTTCTAAAATGAGCCTTTTTCTTCTCCCCTTAGCACTGCCCTAGCACAGGCTGAGTCTCAGTGTTGCCATATTCAATCTGAGGCAAGTGGCATTTATTTTCTTCAGGGGCCCTCACAGCCTTAGCTGTTGGATATATATGTCCCCAAACTTGCAGCAAGTTTGGTGAAGGCCCCTGCCGTTTTCAGTAATGTAGGAATTCTGCTGGTTCATTGTTTTTGTTTAACAAGACTTGCTGCTTTAAACCGTATTCACTGCCACCTCAGCGATTCCGACTCTAGATGAGTTGTGCACAGGAATAGCGCTCAGTGTTAGCCGGTCAGGGGTTGTCTCTGGACAGTGAGGTTCAATTCGCCACTGGTGACACTGACTTGTTTGCACTGTTCTCCGCTCAGTATCTGGTTCAGTCTGCGGATGTCCAGACTCTTTGCATTACTGTCTATAAACACAGTGCTTTCTATGAATCCTCCTAAATCCAGCATCATTACGTCTTCAATCTGTGCGCCTGGCATAATAGACCGTGTGATTCCTCCACCAAATTTGGGGTCAGGTTCTCCTGTGCTCTAGACAGTAATGCCTCCTGGCCTCTGGTCTGGATGTCAGACATGCAGTCAGTGTCACATCTTACAAGCAATGTGCTGAAGCATGGATATGTCATGTATATGATTAATTTGTACTGTTCAATAAAGTTATCTGTGTGACCCGGACCATCTTCTCCTGTATCACTGAAACTCACACCCAGCCTCTTCACCAGATTACCGTACGATACTTGCCATGGTGACTGGTCTGTAgtataattggggggggggggggggggagttaataaTATGGCATGCTAGGCTCACTACAAATTTGCCCGTGTGTGTGTGGCTTATGGCTACATTTTGCATAACTTCCCTTGATGCATATAAACAGAACGGTCCATgttaccatagcaaccaattatctTGGCCTTCATCTTTCCAGAAAGGGTGCTATGGACAGTATTGTAGCATTTATGTGCGTGATACCGGATGGCCACACTCTTAGCATAGTTGTCTACTGAGCATTATAAACATGCATGTCAGGCCAACCACCCCTGGGCTTGTTAACCTCATGCCTGATCCTGATCTTTCCTCCATCAGGCTTGACCGATATTTACATAATATGTGTAAGCCACATTAAGGATTATTTGTAAGCCTAGAATGTACTGTAAGTCTGAGTTCACACGGGGCAAAAATCTTACGGAGTGACCACAGCGGAAAGCCAGCTTCGAAACCGACGGGTTTGAAGCGGCTTGTCCACCTGTATTCTGCTACGGACATCTCTCCCCGAAGAGAGCACGCAGCGGAaacagcgatacaattgacataccACAGATTTAAATTCCACGCTACATGTCACTTTCAGCAATTTGCTGCGTAGGCTCGGGTTCAAGATtgcaggtggaaattctgcggcaattccgccccgtgtgatcaCAGCCTAataagttgttaaaggggttgttggagAGTTTaagaaatgtaaatttttttatttttttttaggaaataTTATAAAACTTGCTCATTTATTAGATTCTCCAGCACTGGTGGTCCAGTCTATTTTATTGCAGCGATGAGCTGTCCTACATTTTGGCATcaccactgaggacagtgactggCAGCAGTCGTCACTTGGACGTATGGCATGTCACTGTTGGGGACCACCAGAGTCTGTGCTGGAGCTGCAGGGAATGTAACAGGTCAGTTGTATAACATTTTCTTCATTTAGTGCAGTTCCTTTAACTtttcgacaacccctttaacattttggtGCTCCCCTTGCTGTCTGCAGACAAGAGTAAACAGCCACAGTACATTTTGACCTCTTGCAATAATGCAGCTGTGTGATCACAGGTACCGTAACCTGTTTCCAGTGTTTCCATATAATGGTAATGGAGAATACAAGATTCATTAATGGCACTGTTAAGCTAGCTGTACCATGATGGGGCAGACTTATTGTGTGTAATGGCCCTTTTAATGCGGCTGACGGTCATTTAAATGACTTCACAagcactgatgtcaccgctaaggccgttggcgctcgtgcagtgtTTAGACATAGGGCTAGAATACACATTTAGGCAAGGATGACGCCAGTGGCCCTCTTGCACGCAATTACCAAATGAGAACTGTTcagttcctgcatgcagaaaactgaacgacgagccattcagtgtaaacagcagtcgtttacTTCTGAACAACTGACTGTCTACTGTGATGGAAAGAACGTTCCCCGGCCCGCGCCGCCTCCATGTGTACCAGCACTTTCGTCCCGTGTGAATGGACCTTTAGCAGAGGGAAATTTGATACAACAGTTACCAAAGTTCCAAGCCTGCTGGATTCCAACTTCAACACAGTTGCAATTTAGTAATACAATGTGGAGATGTTAATGTTGCACAGGTGAAAGTTACTGTGTAACCCTATCTTAACCGGGCAGGCCTATAGAGCTCATGTTATACAGCTTAAGAAAAAATTTGTTGGCTTCATCAATGATTCAAAGCTAGTTTTATTTAGAGTTCCTCTCCTCCCGCCCGGCCTCAGCAGGGGGAGACAACCActtagtagcacgttggacctccttttgcCTTCGCAACATCCAAAATTCCTTATAGCATAGATTCCATTAGGAGCTGAAATCATtcacgatcgcaagtgtgaaggaacccttaggctGATGTTGACTGACCACCTCATTGATAAAGGTCAATTAGATCGTAACATCTGTGTCAGTTgcattaaagggggttgtcctggTGTGACAcaagcgaccctctggtcctggagaaatacgatggccacaccagcttctctgactcccTGATGCACACTCGGCATAAGTCTAATTCACAACAGCTGGTATGACTAACTAGTGCTGGCTGGTCCGATCACCATGTAGTGACTTGGGGACCTTTCATACGGAACAGAATATTCCAAAACTGGGTTATGTAATatggattttggggctgaatattccacaggagggcGTATTCAGcaatgctgttgtggaatattccgccATGTGAGAAAGGTCCCGTACACGCTGTGCATGGTATGTATTGGTAGTCTTATCAGGTAGTTGGAGAACCGGTTCGGCCACCTTTGTTTCTCCATGTCGCTTTAAAATAAGACAGGATCCCAATTTAAAACCAAAAAGCTGTCCTTATCTGTGCTATCCCCTTGCAATCTAAACTGCAGCACTGCAGTCCTCCCATTTTTTCTCTaggaatggctaccacctgaccactgcagccaatcggaggctgcaACAGCCATGTTCCGGTTTCCTGGCATCACCACTTGGATGCTGAGAGCCATGGTGCCAGGAGCATCACATCAGACCACTGCAGCGGGTCAGGTGGTAGCCTTTCCTGAAGAGACTGGTGGGACCACAgggcccccccttccctccaGCAGCACCATACAGCAGATCTCGGAGACTGTATGACCAGGTGGGGATTTTCCATTGCACAGTGAACCAATTTTTGTGCCGTTTTTCCTTTCTGAGCATTAGCACGGGAGCCGGT
This genomic interval carries:
- the ZNF207 gene encoding BUB3-interacting and GLEBS motif-containing protein ZNF207 isoform X2; translation: MGRKKKKQLKPWCWYCNRDFDDEKILIQHQKAKHFKCHICHKKLYTGPGLAIHCMQVHKETIDAVPNAIPGRTDIELEIYGMEGIPEKDMEERRRLLEQKTQADGQKKKQDDSDYEDDDESGPSNPFPPQMQAQQGYLPGLHGLTGAPGMPPGIPPLMTTVPPLMPGIPPGMPGMPHGMLPMGGMMHHHAPGIPPGMMAGLPPGVPPPVGPRPGIPAVTQVQPISVPGVGRLPNPSTSAQAMPSVPKPLFPSAGQMGSPVTSSASSSSSSESLSAPAKVLFPSAIQAPATVAGPVGTDFKPLNNATITTSEHPKPTFPAYTQSTMATTSTTNSTAAKPAASITSKPATLSTTSATSKLIHPDEDISLEEKRAQLLKYQRNLPRPGQAPMGGLVNPLGAMMSPQPGMPHQQPGMRHPMPPHGQFGNPHQGMPGFHPGAIPPFGQAPPMVPQYQGF
- the ZNF207 gene encoding BUB3-interacting and GLEBS motif-containing protein ZNF207 isoform X3, translated to MGRKKKKQLKPWCWYCNRDFDDEKILIQHQKAKHFKCHICHKKLYTGPGLAIHCMQVHKETIDAVPNAIPGRTDIELEIYGMEGIPEKDMEERRRLLEQKTQADGQKKKQDDSDYEDDDESGPSNPFPPQMQAQQGYLPGLHGLTGAPGMPPGIPPLMTTVPPLMPGIPPGMPGMPHGMLPMGGMMHHHAPGIPPGMMAGLPPGVPPPVGPRPGIPAVTQVQPISVPGVGRLPNPSTSAQAMPSVPKPLFPSAGQAPATVAGPVGTDFKPLNNATITTSEHPKPTFPAYTQSTMATTSTTNSTAAKPAASITSKPATLSTTSATSKLIHPDEDISLEEKRAQLLKYQRNLPRPGQAPMGGLVNPLGAMMSPQPGMPHQQPGMRHPMPPHGQFGNPHQGMPGFHPGAIPPFGQAPPMVPQYQGGPPRPLMGMRPPVMSQGGRY
- the ZNF207 gene encoding BUB3-interacting and GLEBS motif-containing protein ZNF207 isoform X1, producing MGRKKKKQLKPWCWYCNRDFDDEKILIQHQKAKHFKCHICHKKLYTGPGLAIHCMQVHKETIDAVPNAIPGRTDIELEIYGMEGIPEKDMEERRRLLEQKTQADGQKKKQDDSDYEDDDESGPSNPFPPQMQAQQGYLPGLHGLTGAPGMPPGIPPLMTTVPPLMPGIPPGMPGMPHGMLPMGGMMHHHAPGIPPGMMAGLPPGVPPPVGPRPGIPAVTQVQPISVPGVGRLPNPSTSAQAMPSVPKPLFPSAGQMGSPVTSSASSSSSSESLSAPAKVLFPSAIQAPATVAGPVGTDFKPLNNATITTSEHPKPTFPAYTQSTMATTSTTNSTAAKPAASITSKPATLSTTSATSKLIHPDEDISLEEKRAQLLKYQRNLPRPGQAPMGGLVNPLGAMMSPQPGMPHQQPGMRHPMPPHGQFGNPHQGMPGFHPGAIPPFGQAPPMVPQYQGGPPRPLMGMRPPVMSQGGRY